One Ricinus communis isolate WT05 ecotype wild-type chromosome 2, ASM1957865v1, whole genome shotgun sequence DNA segment encodes these proteins:
- the LOC8274107 gene encoding uncharacterized protein LOC8274107, translated as MKGHGAIEAAKTVIEVADVAWKAMEFTHHHQLHNGDHEDHTKHVSIDEELESLRSENRRLKNQLEQNLKLLQNLSESPCLLNDCPPDLYTRLVATVDSENFMERLKSLQQASANKTSIEFPFKEPSGNDIHSAEILINVSHEEPSWWVWVTDEMVPSNVEERSGIDDENYVVVTEEHVVDGVANFMAKCILSNPKAQDMAPEELQKILAKALEGVSKLEKVLDIWHAGQLFYTLATWGLALWGLYRSRAVLKLAAKGVHTTSKAVLRVL; from the exons ATGAAAGGACACGGTGCAATAGAGGCGGCGAAGACAGTCATCGAGGTAGCTGATGTGGCATGGAAAGCCATGGAATTTACGCACCATCATCAATTGCATAATGGAGATCATGAAGACCACACAAAACATGTTTCAATAGACGAGGAATTGGAGTCATTAAGATCAGAGAACCGGCGTCTAAAAAACCAGCTTGAACAGAATTTGAAGCTTCTTCAAAATTTATCTGAATCTCCTTGCTTGTTAAACGATTGCCCTCCTGAT CTATACACCCGTCTAGTTGCTACTGTTGACTCTGAAAACTTCATGGAGCGTCTTAAATCCCTTCAGCAAGCATCAGCCAACAAAACTAGCATTGAATTCCCTTTCAAGGAGCCTtcag GGAATGACATTCATTCTgctgaaattttaattaatgtttCCCACGAGGAACCTAGCTGGTGGGTGTGGGTAACAGATGAAATGGTTCCCAGCAATGTCGAAGAACGAAGTGGAATTGATGATGAAAATTATGTTGTGGTTACTGAGGAACATGTGGTGGATGGGGTTGCCAACTTTATGGCTAAATGCATTCTGTCAAACCCAAAGGCTCAG GACATGGCACCAGAAGAGCTACAGAAGA TTCTAGCAAAAGCATTGGAAGGTGTGAGCAAATTGGAGAAGGTACTAGATATTTGGCATGCAGGACAATTGTTTTATACCCTTGCTACTTGGGGACTTGCGCTATGGGG GTTGTATCGGAGTCGAGCTGTACTAAAACTTGCTGCAAAGGGCGTCCACACAACCAGCAAGGCCGTTTTAAGGGTACTCTGA
- the LOC8274109 gene encoding lysM domain-containing GPI-anchored protein 1 has product MQASKPVFLFLSFINVLAFVTSKSTIEPCSNNDSCNALLGYTLYTDLKVSEVASLFQIDPIALLTANSIDISYPDVENHILPSQLFLKIPIICSCVDGIRKSVSTHYKTRPSDTLASIADSIYSGLVSADQIKEANSIQDPSVLDVGQSLVVPLPCTCFNGTDNLLPAIYLSYVVKDVDTLAGIASRYSTTITDLMNVNAMGNPSIKADDILAVPLPACASKFPRYASDYGLIVPNGSYAISASHCVQCSCGPGNLDLYCMPASLAVSCSSMQCRNSNLMVGNVTWQRSSAGCNVTSCNYGGYVNGSIVTILSTSLQPRCPGPQQFPPLLAPPTTVIRDSTSGPAPAPSPQSDGSVTTTPKTTTLVPSTGLAPMGGPIGGASDACALVNSLASSLIALVLYFFASFMISL; this is encoded by the exons ATGCAAGCTTCAAAACCcgtctttctctttttaagttttatcaATGTACTAGCTTTCGTAACCTCCAAATCCACAATAGAACCATGTTCAAACAACGACTCTTGTAATGCACTTCTAGGCTACACACTCTATACGGATCTCAAAGTTTCCGAAGTAGcttctctttttcaaattgaCCCAATTGCTCTTCTCACTGCCAACTCCATTGATATCTCTTACCCAGATGTTGAAAACCATATTCTTCCTTCACAGCTCTTTCTCAAGATCCCAATAATTTGTTCCTGTGTTGATGGAATTCGAAAATCTGTTTCTACCCATTACAAGACTCGGCCTTCAGATACTTTGGCTTCAATTGCTGACTCAATTTATTCAGGTTTGGTGTCAGCTGATCAGATAAAGGAGGCAAATTCAATCCAGGATCCTTCTGTGTTGGATGTTGGGCAGAGCCTTGTGGTGCCACTGCCTTGTACTTGTTTTAATGGGACTGATAACTTGTTGCCTGCTATTTATTTGTCTTATGTTGTGAAGGATGTGGATACCTTGGCTGGGATTGCTTCTAGGTATTCTACCACTATTACTGATTTGATGAATGTTAATGCTATGGGGAATCCTTCTATTAAGGCTGATGATATTCTTGCCGTGCCATTGCCAG CATGTGCTTCTAAGTTTCCTAGATATGCCTCTGATTATGGTCTAATTGTGCCAAATGGGAGCTATGCTATTTCTGCAAGTCACTGTGTGCAATGCAGCTGCGGACCAGGAAATCTCGA TTTGTACTGCATGCCTGCTTCCTTGGCGGTTTCTTGTTCTAGCATGCAATGTAGAAATAGCAATCTCATGGTTGGGAATGTCACATGGCAGCGAAGTAGTGCTGGGTGTAATGTGACTTCATGTAATTATGGGGGATATGTCAATGGCAGCATTGTGACCAT aTTGTCCACATCTCTTCAACCTCGATGTCCAG GGCCCCAGCAATTTCCTCCCCTGCTAGCCCCACCTACTACTGTGATTAGGGACTCAACATCTGGCCCAGCTCCAGCGCCTTCACCACAATCAGACGGTTCTGTTACAACAACGCCCAAGACTACTACTTTAGTACCATCAACTGGATTAGCCCCAATGGGTGGCCCAATAGGAGGTGCATCTGATGCTTGCGCCTTGGTGAATTCATTAGCCAGTTCCTTAATTGCACTTGTGCTATACTTTTTTGCAAGCTTCATGATCTCCCTTTAA